The sequence below is a genomic window from Haematobia irritans isolate KBUSLIRL chromosome 3, ASM5000362v1, whole genome shotgun sequence.
atcaggttcacttagactattcagtccattgtgataccacattggtgaacttctctcttatcactgagtgctgcctcctttttatagcctaacctcctttttataaccgagtccgaacggcgttcgacattgcagtgaaaccacttagagaagctttgaaaccctcagaaatgtcaccagcattactgaggtgggataatccaccgctgaaaaattttttggtattcggtcgaagcggaaacgaacccatgaccttgtgtatgcaaggcgggaatgctaaccattgcatcacggtggctggttaactaccatgcgaaaattgattCAGAACGACTTCAGTGAAAAGTTTACCGACTTGGGACAAGGAAAACAatcttatatcagagaaatgcgttttctacAAGCTAAGCATTCGTGTTTTAATGTTAACAAATCTTTGGCCACgagataatattttttcagtgcgaaTTAAGCCATCGTAACATTATTTTCAcaagatgaaattttctcttctaaaggtgggtactatgttcggttttcgagttgaaaaccactttattttcgtgattacttttccttatataatcaaaattataaatgaaaataaacatattcctgtaaagtctcgcCGAAATCTTTAGGAAAAAGAAACTGCGCGTCAAGTGAGTTAATTTTtctgcttcatattgaactgttttaataaagtaaccgcgaaaatttcaacgcgaaaacagaACATAAGAAGCTCCTCAAcacaaatgtgaggagtttatatgggggatatacctaaaggtggaattacataccatgcggtcatgcgtgcgtacgttatatgcaattgtcaaaaaaagttaaaatgtggGAAATACTATTGTTTGAGTTACACGACAACGTAACTGGCGCATACGGCCGCATGAAGTTGACgaacttttaacttttcaatgCGTTCGAGTGCGTTGACAACACTTGTCATATGGTTTTGATTTGTTTACAAAACGTAACCTACCCCAAACAAACGCCAAACCATCTAAAATATGGACGAAAATCTTATTGAGGAAGTTAAAAAACATAAAGTTATATACTTTAAAAAGTGTTTagagtataaaaacaaaataaaacgtgCAGAGGCGTGGGATGCAATTAGCAAATCTATTGGTGTTCCTGGTAAGTATAATTATAATTGTGTACATAATGTAAAACTCCTGACAATGGAGTTTACGTATGTTTCTGGAGGATTCCAGCAATAATATCCATGTGTTATGTTTCAGAGTCCGATTGCCAAACTCGATGGCGAAGTTTGCGTGACCGTTATGTTAAGGAATACAATAAAATCCATCGTGCATCTGGAAGTGGCTATGATGGTAACGACAGTCAGTGGCCTTTATTTAAAAACATGGAATTTCTCCGGGAACAAGTGGCCCCAAGAAAGTGAGACTTTATGTTGTATGTACAAAGGAAAGGGTTTAACATAATCATATATTTCAGAACAATATCGAATATAGCAAGACAACAGCATAGCCAAGTTCATGAAATTGATATTGGCGTAAATATGGAGTATTTAAATTCCGAAGAATCGTTTATAGATAGCAATGAAGCGGATACGGTTCGTAAACTATACATCTGTAAATTACATTACATGTACTATATCGTCTTTTTAGCCATGCACTTTCGATTATATTGATTACGACTCCCAGGAAGCGATACCataccaaaaccaaaaaacatcAGATAATGAAGCCAAGGCAAATGGTAAGCGAATGCGAAAAAGAACTAGCAACAGCAACGAGTTAGgtgattttttaaacaaaatatcaaCTATTGCCGAAAAGCGTTTTTGTTCTAATGCCGAAGAAGTTCCACCGACTGATAATAAACataaaggatttttccttatggTTCAAGATCTCTTTAAAAAGTTGCCAGAAGAGGAGGTTgatgattcaaaaatttattttataaattatttgcaTGACAAAAT
It includes:
- the LOC142229534 gene encoding uncharacterized protein LOC142229534, with amino-acid sequence MDENLIEEVKKHKVIYFKKCLEYKNKIKRAEAWDAISKSIGVPESDCQTRWRSLRDRYVKEYNKIHRASGSGYDGNDSQWPLFKNMEFLREQVAPRKTISNIARQQHSQVHEIDIGVNMEYLNSEESFIDSNEADTPCTFDYIDYDSQEAIPYQNQKTSDNEAKANGKRMRKRTSNSNELGDFLNKISTIAEKRFCSNAEEVPPTDNKHKGFFLMVQDLFKKLPEEEVDDSKIYFINYLHDKIKHGHFL